A window of Microbispora hainanensis genomic DNA:
CACGCCGCGCTGATGTTGCGCTTGATGTCCTCGATCAGGTTGAGGCCGTACCGCTTGCGGTCCTCGGTGGCGTAGGCGACGCCGTGCCTGATCGCGTCCTGCACGGTGCGGATCTCGATCGGCCTGCCGTCCTTGAAGATCCTGCCGGAGATGTGCACGCCGTACGTCCGGCCGAACACGCTCATCGCCAGCTCGGTGCGGCCGGCGCCCATCAGCCCGGCCAGGCCCACGATCTCACCCCGCCGCAGCGTGAGCGAGGCCCCGTCGACCACCTTCCTGCCGGGCTGGCTGGGGCTGTAGACCGTCCAGTCCTCGATCCGGAACGCCTCCTCGCCGATCGCCGGCGTACGCGGCGGGAAGCGGTTGTCGAGGGCGCGGCCGACCATCCCCGAGATGATGCGGTCTTCGGTCACGTCGCCCGAGGCCATGTCGAGCGTCTCGATCGTGCGCCCGTCCCGGAGGATCGTGACGGAGTCGGCGATCGCGATCACCTCGTTGAGCTTGTGCGAGATGATCACGCAGGTGATGCCCTCGTCCCTGAGCCCGCGCAGCAGGTCGAGCAGGTGGGCCGAGTCCTCGTCGTTGAGCGCCGCGGTCGGCTCGTCGAGGATGAGGAGCTTCACCTCCTTCGACAGCGCCTTGGCGATCTCCACGAGCTGCTGCTTGCCCACGCCGATGTCGGAGACGGTCGTGGTCGGGTTCTCCCGCAGGCCGACCCGTTTCAGCAGCTCGCCTGCTTCGTAGTTGGTGCGGTTCCAGTCGATGAAGCCGCGTGTGGCCCGCTCGTTGCCGAGGTAGATGTTCTCCGCGATCGACAACTGCGGGCACAGCGCCAGCTCCTGGTGGATGATGACGATTCCGGCGTGCTCGCTGTCGCGGATGCCGCCGAACTCGCAACGCTTGCCCTCGAAGGTGATCTCGCCGTCGTACTGGCCGTGGGGATAGACCCCGGACAGCACCTTCATCAGCGTCGACTTGCCGGCGCCGTTCTCGCCGCAGATCGCGTGGATCTCTCCCCGCCGCACCGCCAGATTGACGTCCTGCAGCGCCTTCACCCCGGGAAACGTCTTGGTGATCCCGCTCATCCGCAAGATGTGCTCGGTCATGTGCCCCCCGCTCAGGGAGGGCCCGGGGACTGCTCCCCGGGCCCCGATCCCTACTTGAGCTGGTCCTCTGTGTAGTAGCCGCTGCCGATGATGACGTCCTTGTAGTTGTCCTTGTCGACGACCACCGGGTCGAGCAGGTACGACGGAACGACCTTGTTGCCGTTGTTGTAGTCCGTGGTGTTGTTCACCTCGGGCTGCTGGCCCTTCAGCACCGCGTCGGCCATCTTCACGGTCTGCTCCGCGAGCTTGCGGGTGTCCTTGAAGATGGTGGAGTACTGCTCACCGGCGATGATCGACTTGACCGAGGCGAGTTCGGCGTCCTGGCCGGTCACGACCGGGTACGGCTGGCCGCTGGTGCCGTAGCCGGAGCTCTTGAGCGCCGACAGGATGCCGATCGAAAGACCGTCGTACGGCGACAGCACGCCGTCGACCTTGGTGCCGCCGGTGTAGGTCTTGGTGAGGATGTCCTCCATGCGCTTCTGCGCCGTGGCGGGGTCCCACCGCAGGATGGCGGCCTGCTTGAAGTCCGTCTGGCCGCTCTTGACCTTCAGCGTGCCGTCGTCGATCTTCGGCTGGAGCACCGACATCGCGCCGTTCCAGAAGAAGGTGGCGTTGTTGTCGTCGGGCGAGCCGCCGAACAGCTCGACGTTGAACGGGCCCTTCTTGCCGGCGTCGACGCCGAGGCCCTTGAGCAGCGAGTTCGCCTGCTGCACGCCGACCTTGAAGTTGTCGAAGGTGGCGTAGTAGTCGACGTTCGGGCTGTTGCGGATGAGCCGGTCGTAGGCGATGACCGGGATCTTGTTGTCCGCGGCCTCCTGCAGCTGCGAGGTGAGCGCGGTGCCGTCGATCGAGGCGATGATCAGGAGCTTGGCGCCCTTGGTGATCTGGTTCTCGATCTGGTTGACCTGGGTGGGGATGTCGTTCTCGGCGTACTGGAGGTCCACCTGGTAGCCCAGGGCCTCAAGCTGCTGCTTGACGTTGTCGCCGTCGTGGATCCAGCGCTCCGACGACTTCGTCGGCATGGTGACGCCGATCAGGGCCCCGGCGTTGCCGGCCCCGGAGGACGCGGACGCCTCCGTGTCCACCGTCTTCTGGCTGGAGCCGCAGGCGGTCATGGTCGCGGCGAGCGCGATGGCGGACACCACGCCCCCGATTCGTAGCAACCTCATGTAGATCTCCTTGGGGGTCGCCGCACACCGGTGTGCGGCCGATTGAAGGATAGGACTTTCCGCACATCAGGGAACTCTGCGGCGTGAGCCACCTGAAAATACGCGCTGCAGGAGGATAAAGACAAAGAGCAGCAAACCGATAAAAATCTTGGTCCACCAGGAGCTGAGCGTGCCCTCGAAGCTGATGATCGTCTGGATCAGTCCCAGCACGAGCACACCGAGCACGGTGCCGAAGAGGAAGCCGCTCCCGCCGGTCAGCAGCGTGCCGCCGATGACGACCGCCGCGATCGCGTCCAGCTCCATGCCCACGGCGCTCAGGCCGTAGCCCGACAACGAGTAGAAGGCGAACAGCAGGCCGCCGAGCGCCGAGCAGAACCCGCTGATCGTGTAGACCGCGATCTTCGTACGGGCCACGGGCAGACCCATGAGCAGGGCCGACTGCTCGCTGCCGCCGGTCGCGTAGACGTTGCGGCCGAGCCGCGTGTAGTGCAGCACGTACGCCCCGATCAGCACGACCACCACCGCGATCACCGCGCTCGGGGAGACCGACAGGTCGCCGCCGAGGTTGATCCGCGACTGGGCGATGTCGGTGAACGTCGGGTTGTCGATCGGGATCGACTCTGTGCTGATCGTGTAGCACAGGCCGCGGGCGAGGAACATCCCGGCCAGCGTGACGATGAACGGCTGGATCTCGAAATAGTGGATGATCGCGCCCATCGCCAGGCCCAGCACCGCGCCGATCACCAGCACCAGCACCATGACCGCGTACGCCGGCCAGCCGTCCTTGAGCAGGCTGGCGCTCAGCATCGTGGCCAGCGCGACCACCGAGCCGACCGACAGGTCGATGCCGCCGGTGAGGATCACGAACGTCATGCCGACCGCGACGACCAGCAGGAACGCGTTGTCGATGAAGACGTTGAGGATGATCTGCCCGGTGGCGAAGTTCTGGTAGCGGATGCCGCCCGCCACGAACATGGCCACGAACAGGCCCGCGGTCACCAGGACCGGGATGTACTTCTGCGGGATCGCACGGCGGCGGTCCAGCAGACCGGTGATGCCCGTCACGCCGTGACCCTCACCTTCTCTTCGGGCGCCGGGGACGCCGTGACCGGGCGTCTGCGGCGGTGGAACACCTTCGTGCGGAAGGCCGGGGACTGGATCAGGCAGACGATCGTCACCACGAGCGCCTTGAACAGCAGCGTCGTCTCCGGCGGAACGCCGATCGAGTAGATCGTGGTGGTCAGCGTCTGGATGATGAGGGCGCCCAGCACCGTGCCGCTGAGCGAGAACCGGCCGCCGGACAGCGGGGTGCCGCCGATGACGACGGCGAGGATCGCGTCCAGCTCGATCCACAGACCGGCGTTGTTGCCGTCGGCGCTGGAGACGTTCGAGCTGATCATCAGGCCCGCGATGCCGGCGCACAGCCCGCAGAACGCGTACACCGTCATGAGCACGCCGCGGGCGCTGATGCCGGCCAGGCGGCTCGCCTCGGCGTTGCCGCCGACCGACTCGATGAGCAGGCCGAGCGCCAGGCGCCGGGTGAGGAACGCGGTGAGGGCGAGCACGACCGCCACGACGATGATCCCGAACGGCAGCGTCAGCCAGTAGCCGCCACCGATCAGCTTGTACGGCGAGCTGTTGACGGTGGTGATCTGGCCGTCGGTGATGAGCTGGGCCAGGCCGCGCCCGGCGACCATCAGGATCAGCGTCGCGATGATCGGCTGGATGCCGATGCCGGCGACCAGGAAGCCGTTCCACGCGCCGAGGACCACCGACAGCACCAGCGCGAGGCCCACGGCCCCGAGCACACCGCTCACCGAGTTCTGGTCGGACAGGCCGCTGATGCGCAGGCAGGCCAGCGCGCCGGCGATCGCCACGACCGAGCCGACCGACAGGTCGATGCCGCTGGTGGCGATGACCAGCGTCATGCCGAGCGACACCAGAATCAAAGGCGCGCCGAACCGGAAGATGTCGATGAGGCTGCCGTAGAGGTGCCCCTCCTTCATCTCGATCTTGAAGAAGCCGTCGGTGAAGAAGAGGTTCAGCGCCAGCAGCGCGACCAGGACGACCACGGGCCAGAACAGGCGGTGCTTGAGGATCCGGCTCATGATCGGGCTCCGCTCGCGATCGTCTCCGTCAGAGTGTCGGTGGTCAGGCCCTCGTCGTTGTCCAGCTCGGCGACCAGCCGGCGGTCGCGCAGCACGCCGACCCTGTGGCTGAGCCGCAGCACCTCCTCCAGCTCGGCGGAGATGAACAGCACGGCCATCCCGCCGTCCGACAGCTCGGCGACCAGGCGCTGGATCTCGGCCTTGGCTCCGACGTCGATGCCGCGCGTGGGCTCGTCGAGGATGAGCAGGCGGGGCTCCAGGATGAGCCAGCGGGCCAGCAGCACCTTCTGCTGGTTGCCGCCGCTGAGGTTCTTGATGAGCTGGTCGGGGTTGGCCGGGCGGATGTTCAGCGCGGCGATGTACTTGTCGACCAGCTCGTCCTGCCTGCGCCGCGGGATCGGCCGGGTCCAGCCGCGGGAGGCCTGCAGGGCGAGGACGAGGTTCTCCCGCACCGTCAGGTCGGGGATCAGCCCCTCGGCCCGCCGGTTCTCCGAGCAGAAGGCCAGCTTCCGGGAGACCGCGGATCGCGGCGTACGCAGGTTGACCGGCTCACCGTCGATCTTCAAAGAGCCCGTGCCCGCGTGGTCGGCCCCGAACAGCAGCCGGGCGATCTCCGTACGGCCCGAGCCGAGCAGCCCGGCGAGGCCGACGACCTCGCCCTCGTGGATGGTCAGTGTGAACGGCTGGATGGCGCCGGTGCGGCCCAGCTTCTCGGCCTCGACCAGCGGGGCGCCCTCGCGGGCCGGCGGGCGCTCCTCCAGCTTCTCCAGGTCGGCCAGCTCCCGGCCGATCATCTTGCCGATCAGCTCGACCTGGCTCAGCTCGCTGGTGAGGTACTCCCCCACGAGCGTCCCGTTGCGCAGCACCGTCATCCGGTCGGAGATCTCGTAGATCTGGTCGAGGAAGTGCGAGACGAACAGGATCGCGATGCCCTGCTCCTTGAGCCTGCGCATCACCCGGAAGAGCTGGGCGACCTCGCCCGCGTCGAGGCTGGAGGTGGGCTCGTCGAGGATGAGCACCTTCGCGTCGATGTCGACGGCCCGCGCGATCGCGACCATCTGCTGGATCGCCAGCGAATACGACGACAGGGGCGCCGACACGTCGAGATCGAGCTCGAGCCGGGCGAGGATCTCCTCGGCCCGGCGGCGCATCGCCTTCCACTGGATGCGGCCGAAGCGGCGGGGCTCACGGCCGATGAAGATGTTCTCCGCCACCGACAGGTTCGCGCAGAGGTTGACCTCCTGATAGACGGTGCTGATGCCCGCCTGCTGCGCGGCGAGAGGGCTGGAGAAGGCGACCGGCCGGCCCTCCAGCTCGATCTCGCCCGCGTCGATGTCGTAGACGCCGGTAAGCACCTTGATCAAGGTGGACTTGCCGGCGCCGTTCTCTCCCATCAGCGCGTGGACTTCGCCCGGAAGCAGCCGGAAGTCGACGCCGTCCAGTGCCTTCACGCCGGGGAACTGCTTGCCGATCCCGCTCATCCGCAGGATCGGCGCGGGTGCGGCCATGCGGCGCCCCTTCCTCTGTCTCTCGATCCTCGCCTCGTCGTGGGGCGGGCCGCCCCGGTGGCGGGGCGGCCCGGAACCCGATCAGTACTTACGGTTGGGCAGAGCCTCCGCGGCCTGCTCCTGGGTGAAGGTGGTCTCCTCGGTGACCACCCGCTGGGGCACCTGCTCGCCGGCGACGACCTTCTTGGCGAGGTCCATCAGCTGGGTGCCGAGCAGCGGGGAGCACTCGACGATGAAGTTGATCTTGCCGTCGGCGAGGGCCTGCATGCCGTCGTGCACCGCGTCGACAGTGATGATCTTGATGTCCTTGCCCGGGACCTTGCCCGCGCCCTCGATCGCCTCGATGGCGCCGAGGCCCATGTCGTCGTTGTGCGCGTACAGCACGTCGATGTCGGGGTTGGACTTCAGGAAGGCCTCCATGACCTCCTTGCCCTTGGCGCGGGTGAAGTCGCCGCTCTGCGAAGCGATGATCTTGAACTTCGGATCGGCGGAGATGACCTCCTGGAACCCGGACTTGCGGTCGTTGGCGGGCGCGGAGCCGGTGGTGCCCTCAAGCTGGACGATGTTCACGTCGTCCTTGCTGTCCTTGTACTGGTCGACCAGCCACTGACCGGCCTTCTTGCCCTCCTCGACGAAGTCGGAGCCGAGGAAGGTCTTGTACAGGCTGGTGTCCTTGGAGTCCACGGCCCGGTCGGTGAGGATGACCGGGATCTTCGCGTTCTGGGCCTCCTTGAGCACGGTGTCCCAGCCCGACTCGACGACCGGCGAGAAGGCGATCACGTCGACCTTCTGCTGGATGTAGGACCGGATCGCCTTGATCTGGTTCTCCTGCTTCTGCTGCGCGTCGGAGAACTTCAGCTCGACTCCGGCGGCCTTCGCGGCCTCCTGGATGTCCTTGGTGTTGGCGGTGCGCCAACCGCTTTCCGCGCCGACCTGGGCGAAGCCCATCACGAGCTTGCCGTCGTCGGCGCCGCCGCCGACGGACGAGTCGCCGCCGTCGCTGCTGCTGCAACCGGCCATCGTCAGGGCCGTGGCACCGGCCAGGATCAGTGCCGAGAACCTCTTCAACACTTGGGGGGGATCCTTTCTAAAGTTAGCGCTAACACCTTGGGCGCAGCGCTGCTCATCCAATGTGTTTCCGTACGGCTAGCGCGCGGCCGTGCTTCCCCTGAGCACGAACTGGGGAGGCACGACGAGACGCTCGTGGGGCAGCGCCTCGCCCGACTCGATCTGCCGGAGCAGCACGTCGATGCTGCGCCTGCCTACGGCCCCGAAGTCCTGTCGGATGGTGGTGAGCGGCGGGGAGAAGAACTCCGACTCAGGGATGTCGTCGAAGCCCACGATGCTGATCTGCTCGGGTACCTTCACCCCCTCCTCCGTGAACGCGCGCAGAAGGCCGAGTGCCATCTGGTCATTGGCGACGAACACCGCGGTGACGTCGCCGGCCATCGCGGCGAGCTCCTTGCCGGCCCGGTAGCCCGAACGCGGGCTCCAGTCGCCGGTCAGCATGCCGGGAATGGGCCGCCCCGCGGCGGTCAGAACCGCGCGCCAGCCCTCGATGCGCCCCTCGGCCTCCAGCCAGTCCGCCGGGCCGCTGACATGCCAGACGGTCTCGTGCCCGAGGTCGAGCAGGTGCGAGGTCGCCAGCCTGGCGCCCTCCACCTGGTCGACGCTCACCACGGAGACCTCGCCCTGATGCCAGCCCTCGACGGCCACGGCGGGCATGCCCGCCGGCAGGTCGTCGAGCGCCCGCGCCGCCGACCGCTGCGGGGCGACGACGACGATGCCGTCCACACCTTGCTCGGCGAGGTAGCCGATCGCGTCGTTGACCCCGGCCCTGTCGATGGTCCGAAGGCTCACGATGCTGACGAAGTAACCGGCGTCCCGTGCCGCCTGCTCGATTCCGTATACCGTGCTCGCCGGGCCGTACAGCGTCGTGTCGAAGCTGACCACGCCCAGCGTGCGCGAGTGCTTGGTGACCAGGGCCCGGGCGACGAGGTTGCGACGATAACCGAGCTGGTCGATGGCCCGCATGACCCGGGTGCGGGTCTCGGCGCGGACGTTCGGATGGTCGTTGAGCACCCGCGAGACCGTCTGATGCGACACTCCGGCCAGCCTGGCCACGTCGGCCATGACGGGCGGGCGACGGTCGACGTTGGGTCCCACTGGTGCTCCTCTCAACTGCTTGGGAAGACTGTGAGCGTTAACACGACCCTCCGTCAAGGCGATGAGGGATTACGGTCCGGTCACACCGACACATCCTGGTAACACGCTATTGACGGACATGTCGCATAGCCCTTAACTGATGGCCGAATCCCCGTTGTTAGCGCTCACTTTGCAACCATCTCGTAATGAGAACGTTAACAGCACCCGGAGTGCCCCTCGAATGAGCAGAAAGGCCTGGCCACCGGCCTTATCGGCGGCCATCGTGAGCGGCGTCGTCAGCGCCGTCGTCCTGGGTCCAGGCGTCCAGGGTCACCGCCGCGCCGGATGTCGAGCAGGTCGGCCTGTTCGCGCTGTCCGCACTGTCCGCGCGGAACGGCACGCCGATCGCGGCCGGCGCGGCGGCCTCCTTCAGGGCCTGACGCCGGTGCTCTCCCGCACCACGAGCTCGGGCTCCACCATGCGCCGCGCCTCGCCCTCCACCCCGGCGATGCAGTCCAGCAGGAGCTGGAACGCCTGCCGGCCGACCTCGCCGAAGTTCTGCCGCACGGTGGTCAGCGGCGGCCAGAAGTAGGCCGCCTCGGGGACGTCGTCGAACCCGACGACGCTCACGTCGTCGGGGACCCGCCTGCCCGCCTCCCGCAGGGCCCGCAGCACGCCCATCGCCATGTGGTCGTTGGCCACGAAGACCGCCGTCACCTCGGGCTCACGGGCGAGCCGCTTGCCGATCTCGTAGCCGGAGTGGGCGGTCCAGTCGCCGACCAGCGGCTCGGGCACCTCCCTGCCCTCCGCCTCCAGCGCCGACCGCCAGCCTGCCACCCGGCCGTTCGCGTCGATCCAGT
This region includes:
- the mmsA gene encoding multiple monosaccharide ABC transporter ATP-binding protein, which produces MTEHILRMSGITKTFPGVKALQDVNLAVRRGEIHAICGENGAGKSTLMKVLSGVYPHGQYDGEITFEGKRCEFGGIRDSEHAGIVIIHQELALCPQLSIAENIYLGNERATRGFIDWNRTNYEAGELLKRVGLRENPTTTVSDIGVGKQQLVEIAKALSKEVKLLILDEPTAALNDEDSAHLLDLLRGLRDEGITCVIISHKLNEVIAIADSVTILRDGRTIETLDMASGDVTEDRIISGMVGRALDNRFPPRTPAIGEEAFRIEDWTVYSPSQPGRKVVDGASLTLRRGEIVGLAGLMGAGRTELAMSVFGRTYGVHISGRIFKDGRPIEIRTVQDAIRHGVAYATEDRKRYGLNLIEDIKRNISAAWLKGLSRRGWVNEYEEYRVAQQFRASMNIKAPDVDSVVGKLSGGNQQKVVLSKWILTEPDVLILDEPTRGIDVGAKYEIYVIINRLAEQGKAVLVISSELPELLGLCDRIYTLSEGRVTGEVPREEATQERLMYLMTKGQESLA
- the chvE gene encoding multiple monosaccharide ABC transporter substrate-binding protein; translated protein: MRLLRIGGVVSAIALAATMTACGSSQKTVDTEASASSGAGNAGALIGVTMPTKSSERWIHDGDNVKQQLEALGYQVDLQYAENDIPTQVNQIENQITKGAKLLIIASIDGTALTSQLQEAADNKIPVIAYDRLIRNSPNVDYYATFDNFKVGVQQANSLLKGLGVDAGKKGPFNVELFGGSPDDNNATFFWNGAMSVLQPKIDDGTLKVKSGQTDFKQAAILRWDPATAQKRMEDILTKTYTGGTKVDGVLSPYDGLSIGILSALKSSGYGTSGQPYPVVTGQDAELASVKSIIAGEQYSTIFKDTRKLAEQTVKMADAVLKGQQPEVNNTTDYNNGNKVVPSYLLDPVVVDKDNYKDVIIGSGYYTEDQLK
- the yjfF gene encoding galactofuranose ABC transporter, permease protein YjfF, with the protein product MTGLLDRRRAIPQKYIPVLVTAGLFVAMFVAGGIRYQNFATGQIILNVFIDNAFLLVVAVGMTFVILTGGIDLSVGSVVALATMLSASLLKDGWPAYAVMVLVLVIGAVLGLAMGAIIHYFEIQPFIVTLAGMFLARGLCYTISTESIPIDNPTFTDIAQSRINLGGDLSVSPSAVIAVVVVLIGAYVLHYTRLGRNVYATGGSEQSALLMGLPVARTKIAVYTISGFCSALGGLLFAFYSLSGYGLSAVGMELDAIAAVVIGGTLLTGGSGFLFGTVLGVLVLGLIQTIISFEGTLSSWWTKIFIGLLLFVFILLQRVFSGGSRRRVP
- a CDS encoding ABC transporter permease: MSRILKHRLFWPVVVLVALLALNLFFTDGFFKIEMKEGHLYGSLIDIFRFGAPLILVSLGMTLVIATSGIDLSVGSVVAIAGALACLRISGLSDQNSVSGVLGAVGLALVLSVVLGAWNGFLVAGIGIQPIIATLILMVAGRGLAQLITDGQITTVNSSPYKLIGGGYWLTLPFGIIVVAVVLALTAFLTRRLALGLLIESVGGNAEASRLAGISARGVLMTVYAFCGLCAGIAGLMISSNVSSADGNNAGLWIELDAILAVVIGGTPLSGGRFSLSGTVLGALIIQTLTTTIYSIGVPPETTLLFKALVVTIVCLIQSPAFRTKVFHRRRRPVTASPAPEEKVRVTA
- a CDS encoding sugar ABC transporter ATP-binding protein, with the translated sequence MAAPAPILRMSGIGKQFPGVKALDGVDFRLLPGEVHALMGENGAGKSTLIKVLTGVYDIDAGEIELEGRPVAFSSPLAAQQAGISTVYQEVNLCANLSVAENIFIGREPRRFGRIQWKAMRRRAEEILARLELDLDVSAPLSSYSLAIQQMVAIARAVDIDAKVLILDEPTSSLDAGEVAQLFRVMRRLKEQGIAILFVSHFLDQIYEISDRMTVLRNGTLVGEYLTSELSQVELIGKMIGRELADLEKLEERPPAREGAPLVEAEKLGRTGAIQPFTLTIHEGEVVGLAGLLGSGRTEIARLLFGADHAGTGSLKIDGEPVNLRTPRSAVSRKLAFCSENRRAEGLIPDLTVRENLVLALQASRGWTRPIPRRRQDELVDKYIAALNIRPANPDQLIKNLSGGNQQKVLLARWLILEPRLLILDEPTRGIDVGAKAEIQRLVAELSDGGMAVLFISAELEEVLRLSHRVGVLRDRRLVAELDNDEGLTTDTLTETIASGARS
- a CDS encoding ABC transporter substrate-binding protein; translation: MLKRFSALILAGATALTMAGCSSSDGGDSSVGGGADDGKLVMGFAQVGAESGWRTANTKDIQEAAKAAGVELKFSDAQQKQENQIKAIRSYIQQKVDVIAFSPVVESGWDTVLKEAQNAKIPVILTDRAVDSKDTSLYKTFLGSDFVEEGKKAGQWLVDQYKDSKDDVNIVQLEGTTGSAPANDRKSGFQEVISADPKFKIIASQSGDFTRAKGKEVMEAFLKSNPDIDVLYAHNDDMGLGAIEAIEGAGKVPGKDIKIITVDAVHDGMQALADGKINFIVECSPLLGTQLMDLAKKVVAGEQVPQRVVTEETTFTQEQAAEALPNRKY
- a CDS encoding LacI family DNA-binding transcriptional regulator; protein product: MADVARLAGVSHQTVSRVLNDHPNVRAETRTRVMRAIDQLGYRRNLVARALVTKHSRTLGVVSFDTTLYGPASTVYGIEQAARDAGYFVSIVSLRTIDRAGVNDAIGYLAEQGVDGIVVVAPQRSAARALDDLPAGMPAVAVEGWHQGEVSVVSVDQVEGARLATSHLLDLGHETVWHVSGPADWLEAEGRIEGWRAVLTAAGRPIPGMLTGDWSPRSGYRAGKELAAMAGDVTAVFVANDQMALGLLRAFTEEGVKVPEQISIVGFDDIPESEFFSPPLTTIRQDFGAVGRRSIDVLLRQIESGEALPHERLVVPPQFVLRGSTAAR